The following coding sequences are from one Desulfosporosinus orientis DSM 765 window:
- the fapR gene encoding transcription factor FapR: MARYSKEERRRILEDALAKNPFFTDEELSERFKVSVSTIRLDRGEMGIPELRERTRAVAQEAYSRLKSLDDQELIGELLELVIGERACSKLSIDESMVLSKAQVARGHYLFAQANSLAIALVDAKIALTGSVDMKFLRPVHLGEVSVARGTVLKRKKNKYWVEISAKVGAEEVLHGNWILFGFKDVEGAKKKEME; encoded by the coding sequence ATGGCTCGATACAGTAAAGAAGAACGTCGAAGAATTTTGGAAGATGCCCTTGCCAAGAATCCCTTTTTTACGGATGAAGAGCTCTCAGAACGGTTTAAGGTGAGTGTCTCAACGATCCGTCTAGACCGTGGGGAGATGGGAATTCCCGAACTGCGGGAACGAACCCGGGCAGTAGCCCAAGAGGCTTATTCAAGGCTAAAGTCCTTAGACGATCAGGAACTGATAGGTGAGCTCCTGGAGCTTGTGATTGGAGAAAGAGCTTGTTCAAAGCTGTCTATTGATGAAAGTATGGTTCTGAGCAAAGCTCAAGTGGCGCGGGGCCACTATTTGTTTGCTCAAGCCAATTCTCTAGCCATTGCTTTAGTAGATGCTAAAATAGCTTTGACGGGAAGCGTGGATATGAAATTTCTGAGACCTGTTCACTTAGGAGAAGTTTCTGTTGCTCGAGGGACGGTTCTCAAACGAAAGAAAAATAAGTATTGGGTGGAGATCTCCGCCAAGGTTGGGGCTGAGGAAGTGCTGCACGGAAATTGGATCCTTTTTGGCTTTAAAGATGTTGAGGGAGCAAAGAAAAAGGAGATGGAGTAG
- the plsX gene encoding phosphate acyltransferase PlsX, whose protein sequence is MKIAVDAMGGDYAPEEIVKGALMASEKSPDLQLILVGSKEKMQPFLTNSLPQNLSFYEATEVIAMDEHPANAVRKKKDASIVVATRLVKQGEADAVVSAGSTGAQMAAALLGLGRIKGIERPAIVTVLPTPEGGKLILDVGANMDATPEQLCQYGQMGSIYAGKILGIANPRVGLLNVGSEEGKGNELTQKAYPLLKASPVNFIGNVEGRDVPQGKADVIVCDGFAGNILLKMAEGLAGVLFQQIKEKITSNTVRRLGALAVKPGLKEIAQMMDYAEYGGAPLLGVNGISIICHGSSKAKAIFNGIRVAGECVQVRLIEQIREDLPK, encoded by the coding sequence ATGAAAATTGCAGTGGATGCAATGGGAGGGGATTACGCTCCGGAGGAGATCGTCAAAGGTGCGCTGATGGCTTCAGAAAAAAGTCCTGATCTGCAGCTGATCTTGGTTGGCAGTAAAGAGAAAATGCAACCCTTTTTGACAAATTCATTACCTCAAAACCTATCCTTTTATGAAGCGACTGAGGTCATCGCCATGGATGAACATCCCGCCAATGCAGTTCGTAAGAAAAAAGACGCCTCCATTGTTGTTGCCACCCGTCTGGTGAAGCAGGGTGAGGCAGATGCGGTTGTAAGTGCGGGGAGCACGGGAGCTCAAATGGCGGCAGCTCTGTTAGGATTGGGACGTATAAAAGGCATTGAACGGCCGGCTATTGTTACAGTACTGCCCACTCCGGAAGGAGGAAAACTTATCCTTGATGTAGGGGCTAATATGGATGCCACCCCGGAACAGCTTTGCCAGTACGGGCAAATGGGCAGTATCTATGCCGGGAAAATTTTAGGAATCGCTAATCCCCGTGTTGGCCTGCTGAATGTGGGAAGTGAAGAAGGAAAAGGCAATGAGCTGACCCAGAAGGCTTATCCTTTGCTGAAAGCAAGTCCTGTCAATTTTATCGGCAATGTAGAAGGACGAGATGTTCCCCAGGGCAAAGCCGATGTCATTGTATGTGATGGTTTTGCAGGAAATATCCTCTTAAAAATGGCTGAAGGCCTGGCAGGGGTATTGTTTCAGCAAATAAAGGAAAAGATTACTTCTAATACCGTGCGCAGATTGGGGGCTCTTGCTGTTAAGCCGGGCCTGAAGGAGATCGCTCAGATGATGGACTATGCGGAGTATGGGGGGGCCCCTTTGCTTGGCGTTAATGGTATAAGCATCATCTGTCACGGAAGTTCAAAGGCCAAAGCTATTTTTAATGGCATCCGTGTCGCTGGAGAATGCGTGCAAGTGCGCTTGATTGAACAGATTCGTGAGGATCTGCCAAAATAA
- the rpmF gene encoding 50S ribosomal protein L32 has translation MGVPQHRQSKSRVRKRRAMWKLTAPNHIECPQCHKPKLPHYICPSCGYYNSKAIITMES, from the coding sequence ATGGGTGTTCCGCAACATCGACAATCAAAATCAAGAGTTCGTAAACGTCGGGCTATGTGGAAACTTACTGCACCAAACCACATCGAATGCCCCCAATGCCATAAACCAAAATTGCCTCATTATATTTGCCCAAGCTGTGGGTACTATAATTCTAAAGCAATTATTACTATGGAATCCTAA